In Brachypodium distachyon strain Bd21 chromosome 5, Brachypodium_distachyon_v3.0, whole genome shotgun sequence, the genomic window gaaaggaaacTGTAGGAAGGCTCCGACAGTGAACACGTGTATATCTAGAAGATCAATTTGATCAATTCAGTATGTATTATATTGCCCAAAAAGTATACAATTAGATTTGTGACCGAAAGAATTTTTTAGTGATATACTTTATGTCATATAACTTATATATCACGAGTCAAATTGGTGATTTAGAAACACGTGCAGACCTTATAAACCCGGACGGGCGTAGTAGATAACACAAGATCGCCATGATCCCAAATGCTAGAATGCTAGAGAAAAAAGAGTTGCTAATTAGTTATTGGAAATCATAACAAGTGAAGTGGCACAAATAGAGAACCAAGCATAACTTGGGTGGTTAGCCAACAAGGTATGCTGGTAACCTACCGGAATTTAATCCTCGAAACTCGCATTTTGGTGTCTCACCTTGTAAAACTTTATCTATATACCGTTGTACCGCAATCGTGCAGCTCTTacagtttaatttttttttcttggcacAAATATCATGTCACGAGGTCAAACATTTCCTTTGCTAACTGTTGGCATATTTTTAGTATACTATCTCcatccacaaataagtgtacggTTAGCTTCAAAATCTGTCCACAAAAGagtgtacttttttttttcaaaacactttaaagtaaaaaaattgcTTCTATTTCTCATCACACAGAAATCAAACCCAATAATATTTCTCCATGCACTTAGCTCATTAGAGGCAAATGAATTAAAGAGGAAAGAGATGGTGGTTGTGTATTTAGTTTTTCTGTCCCAGCCTAGTGTGGGAACACTTCTGATAAAAATAATCAGAATGCCTAATTATTAATTTTAGTTCCATATACTTAATCTTGCTGCCGAAAGCCGCATGAGAGTGACTAATCTTGTGTAGGActcacaaaagaaaacataccATTGTATACCTTAATTTTGTGCTGATCACATTTTCAGTTGTCTGATCGTCGATCTAGCTGAATCAAATATCTGATGTTGATGCCATTTTCACTAATCAGTTTCGGAGATGGATTAATTCCTATTGCAATACGAGTTGAATACTCTGAGGTTGCAATGATCTAATCTAATcaatatatgtgtgtgtgttgtaGGAGGATGTACAGGCAAGTGAAGACAAGCAGGATCATCAACACTTTCAAGAACACAGCCTGATCCCACAGCCCCAGCCTCCGGTTGCCGCAGCAGCCACACTCCCAGACGACATACTGTTCTCGGAAGTTTTGGTGCGCCTTCCTGTTAAATCCCTCATGCGCTTCAAATGTGTCTGCCCCTCCtggtgcgctgccatcgctGATGCTGACTTCATTCGCCGCCATCTAGACCACTCCCGAGGGATTATGCCGTCCATTCTCGTCACCCCGCGCGAAAGCTctggcgacgacgacgacgacgacgagttCTCTGAGGATATCTCCTTCCACCGTCTCCAGCTTGAACAGGCACTGGCTGGCACCATCATGGAGGAGTTGATGCTGAAGAAAGTGTCGCCGGACCAAGAAGATGGCATCACAAACAAGATCTTCCTTACACACTGCGACGGCTTGGTGGCCATCACGACCACCACAAACCAGGTATTTGTGTGCAACCCAGCCACACAGGAATTTGTCGCGCTGCCGACTAGGACCCCGGACTTTGACTCTGACGAATATTCCAATGAGCCTACCACGGCAGCGCTCGGCTTCGATCCACACCGCAACCGGTACGTCGTTGCCAGGTACTTCTACAAGCCCACATCGAGCAGTGAGGACAACAACAATATGGGGCACGAGGTCTTCTGGCTAGGGGGCGATTCCACATGGTCTTGGAAGCCCACTCAAGACCCACCGCTACCGATCTATCAAACTCGACCAGCCTTCATGGGAGGGGCCTTCTACTGGAAATCTGCCGACCAATCGCTGCTGCGGTTTAGCCTTGGCGATGAGGCATTTGAGGTGATCCCACCACCTCCAGGCGCCTCCTCCCACTACACTCTTGAAAGTCTGACGGAACTAGACGGCAACCTGTGCCACACCTACACCTCGTCTCAGACCAAATTTGAGGTGTGGCAGCTGGCGGATGACAGGTCATCATGGTCGAAGCGTTGCCAAGTCATTAACTTTGACTTGTCTTTTGGCTCGGAAGCCTTCTTGCCTGTTTGGGCTGGCAGGGGTGGGATGCTGTTGGCTGTCGACTACAACAAGCTATACTGGTACTGCGACAAGAGTGGATCTCTAAAGAAAGTGGTGGACATGGAACATGAGGTGGATTTGGGGAGACGAGAGGACGGATTTTACCGGCAGCAGATCGTTCCTTACATTGAGAGTCTGGTTTCCATAAGAAAGTGATTAGTGCTGAATGGTCCAGTGCAAGGTGTCCTACCAACTTGGGAGTATTGGTGCTTGTTTGTCAGATATGCTGTTCAGTTTCCAAACTCCTTCAGAtataatttcctttttctttcttgggaAGGGAGTCTTATTGATTCCCAGATACTATATTAAGCTAATAAAGAACACATGTGTGTGTTCAACATATATACCCACCCTGCTTATCAAACCAGGAGAATTGTTACGAGTCTTATTGATTCCCAAAGACTATATTAAGCTAATAAAGAAcacatgtgtgtgtgttcaaCATACCTAGACCCTGCATATCAAACCAGGAGAGTTGTTACTCACTCGAGTACATGAAtgtgaaagaaacaaaaggatCCATGGCGTCACATCGATGGAGCGGAATAGGTGAACACCCCACTGGCACCCGCTCCACCTGCAAACACGCTGCCGACAAAACTTTCAAGTCCGGTTCGTAAAGCATAGACCAAGTACAAAGCTAATGTGTACGAGCTAACATGCATACATAACCTGCACtctcactactacaaaacatgTTATTACTTATAATGATGACTTTTTCATCAACGATAGGTTAGAACTTAGAACACCCGTCAATGATGACTTAATTTGCATGTTATTTAAACAGCACTTCATTCATTCAATCATTATCTCATAGCATGACTACAGCCAGTCATACAGTCACCAATTCAGTGAGCGTGCAGCAATGCACACATGCATATTTACACTGCTACACAAAAATTGACATTTTTCATCTCTGTTCAGAGACCATATGAAGGGAGAGCGAAaccccatttgtccatttaGGGCTAGTTCATTTATGCTCTTCCCGGTGGGGATTGACAGGGAATGGTGAAATTGTAGTTCAAGTTCCTCCTAATCCCTCTCAATCCTGGAGGGATTATCACAAACGTACAGGCCATTAGGGGGTGTTTGGACAAACGGGGATGAGCAAAATACCAAGTTTTCCAGTGAAAGCTCCTATTTGTCctccccatttgtccattATGAATTTTTATTCTAATTTGCACCTATGCACATGATTTGAACACCATTGATAATTCAAAGGTAAAAATTGGGGCACACATAATTGAATAccaattaaaattaaaattaaaatgcaATAACAATTCATATATCTTGTTCTTTTATGCACAACAAATGAGCTGCTCGATCTAGATGAATGTAGTCTAATGTTAAACTCAGTTCAATTAAAACTATGGATACATCAGTGTCATACCAACCATGGTTGCTCTCATCAGTACGTTCATACGAAAAAAAGGATCACAATCAGAAGTTTTAAGCTGACTGTATAGTGTATTCCATAAAGTAAAAGATTGCAATTTGTTTGAGACACTGAATCAGTCTAAAGTCTATACTAATTCATTCAGTTTATACATGTTTCCATCTTGCATAGAGAGGCAGCGCGCAGCTGGATGCAGAACTGCAGAACATGTGTATGTGTACAAATCGCTTGGAGAAAATCAGCTTGGTATACTTACTTGTTAAGCCAATTTGAAATGCCTCAACAGGGAATTCTAGAAGTAGAGTTGTTTGACGTATGGGGAGTGGATTATATTGGGCCATTACAATCTTCAAAAGGTTATAAACATATATTGGTAGCAGTTGACTGTCTCGAAATGGGTAGAGGCAATCCCGACAGTTCATGCAGACTCAAAATCGGTATGCAAATTATTCAGGACAGTCATTTTCCCCAGGTTTGGAATACCCAGAGTGATAATAAGTGATGGAGGGACACACTTTACCAGCAGCCAGTTCCAAAATTTGTTAAGCAATTATGGTGTGCACAATCATAGGGTGACCACACCTTATCACCCCCAAGCTAATGGCCAAGTAGAGCTTTCAAATAGAGAAATCAAGCAAATACT contains:
- the LOC104585310 gene encoding putative F-box protein At3g16210, which produces MRFKCVCPSWCAAIADADFIRRHLDHSRGIMPSILVTPRESSGDDDDDDEFSEDISFHRLQLEQALAGTIMEELMLKKVSPDQEDGITNKIFLTHCDGLVAITTTTNQVFVCNPATQEFVALPTRTPDFDSDEYSNEPTTAALGFDPHRNRYVVARYFYKPTSSSEDNNNMGHEVFWLGGDSTWSWKPTQDPPLPIYQTRPAFMGGAFYWKSADQSLLRFSLGDEAFEVIPPPPGASSHYTLESLTELDGNLCHTYTSSQTKFEVWQLADDRSSWSKRCQVINFDLSFGSEAFLPVWAGRGGMLLAVDYNKLYWYCDKSGSLKKVVDMEHEVDLGRREDGFYRQQIVPYIESLVSIRK